tattaagtcatttttttttatttatcgatgtggtgatagaaaaaaaatcatttgtttaTCAAGTAgtctcttttttgtttcttttaaatctcAATTTTGATCAATCTGgatacatacaaaattaagaaaACTTAGATGTAGTTGAAAAAAATCCAAGTGCTCAAGAATTAATAAATGAACAAACTTTAAGCTTTAATGTAATATCTCATATCCAGATCATCACACAgtcacaaaaaatgttttcatttgagTTGGTAACtgaattaaacaaaatgtttattatgaaCCAAGACCATAAGGCCATgcttatatgtatatataattaattatttattgtcataGAGGTAAGTCCTAGATACATGCTGTTTAATGATGAGTCCTAGGTGCATTCTGTTTTGTTGCTCAATAGTAGGTCTTAGGATGTTCTATTCACCTCTCAAAGATCACTTCATCTTCCCCTCCTGTACTCTCTGTTGGCAGATCCAAAGAGATCCCAGACAAATCCAAATCACTGCCGTCCAACTGCTTGGGTCTCTTGGGCCCTTTCCTCATTCGTACGATAGAGTTCACCCCCTTCCATTTGTCTTGGGCATTCAGCTTCTGTTGTTTGCACCAGCCGGAGCAGCAGAAACAAAGTGTGCTTAACTTCTTGCCCACCACTAACCTGACTTGCCTAGAAGATGTGCAGAAGTATATGGCATTGACCAGGCCTTGACTGTTGTCACCGATAGCCTGAGAAGTAAAGATATGTCTTTATTgttcttgcattttttaaatttaaagctgAACAGTAACTCTGAATGATACACAagctttattttataattaaaattgaaaCAGGCCACTTTAAAATGCTTATTGTAGCAGCtgttagttttttaaaatacttttatgtaTTTTTCGTTGCTTAggaaataaattaaagaaatttaaaaaattagatttgttTTTGGAATGTTTATTCTTTGACTaatttttgcattaaaaaaatgttctttaaccagttttattattttatcaaaGTACTTTATGTTAGATCAAAGTTTCAGTCTTTTGGGTTATGGTTTAAAATTAGTAACTTTTGTCTAACaagtattattagtattactTAGCAAAGAAATCTTTGAAAGAATTTAGTCTTTAGATTTGTTATGAAACAAAGCctttataaaatatacatacacTGGTACATCAGTTCTCGACCATATTTATTTCTAGATTTGTGGTTTAAAGCCAATTAGTTCAAGTACTGAAATTATTTTTCCCATAAGAAATAAGGCATTTTGATTTATGGTCCGTATACAGTATAAAAGTGTCTgatctaaaacaaaacacatgCCATACTGAAAAACAAGGTCCAAACATGCACTTTCATATTTAGCcattatttcctttttcagtTCAGTAGTCGTTCTtgctttttctctttctgttgATTGATGAATTTCTTTGAACCCGTAGATTGGAGTGgtattaacaaattaaaaaaaaatttttgcattATGCACAATCTCCAAGTCGTCCATAAAGGTAGATTGAATCAAACCAGCTGATATCAACGTGCACACACTCAGCCAGTGATTGCCAGCTTGCCATGAGTGTTAAAAAATCAGTTAGTGTTCTGAGATATCTTTGACTGAAATATTTCAGTTAAATACTGCATTGTTAATCTTAGTTGTTTAAACACTGAGGTActactactatatatatatatgatgagTCATTACCTTGAAAATCATCAACCAGTCTGAAGCTCTGAGGTGACTACTGTCTTGATATCTAGTAAAGAAAAAGTAAGCCGTCCCCCAGAGCCTGGTGGCCACATAGAGGGCTGGAATGAATCGAAGGTGTTCATTGGCTGTTTGAATGGCTAGTTCTTGGACAACATCATCTCCAGCAAGAACTCTTCCTCTGCCTTTCTGAAATAAAGGGGTCATCTCATTACTGCCAGAACTTGTCTATTTTGTCTATGTAGACAATTTTAGTGATTAATGACTTATGGCACATGCAAGCCTTCTATTCATTTCCTTTTGTGCTTATTTCTTGAAGAAATTAGTTTCAGTTTATTAAgatgtataagaaaaaaatgtgtacctttgaatataataaagatgaatattattattagtagtagtattatatacaaataaatctatattcctttgttcccttttagaccttgtggtctatagggcagatgatgtaaaggtgatctgattctgtggcctacagttaacgagggtgtcatgtggccagcacaacgaccaaccgcctttactttgcccCAACTattttcaggtacccattagagctgggtgaactcagaggcacctgatgatcctgaaattaaaaattccagtctacaccaggattcgaaccccagacccgggttcagaagccaagcgatttaccgctcagccaccatgcctcctcTATTCCTTTGCCATCAtcaaaaatagtttgttttttttaaagttgtaattCATCTTGTGATAATATATGTTTAACAGATTCTTTCCACCTGTATTGGGGATTTTCACAgtgaactaaacaatgtcaaggatgctgTAATGAACTTCAAAGTTgccaactacaaaaaaaaagctacaaatGGAACATAATACATgcaaactttcaacttgatctgagaataggAATTGTAGAACAAACCTGTTCATAAACAtaaaaaggggaataactccacacacacaaccacatctctcaataagtagaaATTATTTTCCCCATTTCAAcaccaaactaattaattaaaaaattggttatttaaatttttttttttttttgattgattgttttttattcatgttttgttacgtACAATGAACAAttgtaaaaagtttcaagtcaatccgagaatgggtgtgggagaaataacacgtACAGAAATTGTACCAGAAAGACaagagctgatataagcttagtaaaaaaagTGGACTTAGTCTTTTCCATGTATAGTCATCAAAGTACCCTATCAACCAAAGATATGAGTGCAGATGCCCTGTTCACTCAGCAATGGTACTAATgaaaagcacacacacatacattgtGAAGGTCTACCTGTTTCATGACAGACCCCGTAATGAACAAGTACATGATGGAGACACTGACAAATGCTGCCATGACCCAACCCTCGACTGTCAGTAGGTGCCATTGTGTGGGGTTAGCCACCCTGTCACTTATCCAGCAAGATGTGGGATGATGGTACAGGTAGAGGTCCTGCGTACTGTATCCGTACACTCCTGAGATCTCGGCTGAAGTAGCAACTAATACTGTCAAACGAAAACAAAAACTGGATATCATTATCGTATCAAgcatatttatcttatcttataaaaatacagacgttacttcaaacatgAAAATGATTGCACTGCTTATGATTCacgtccctaggtcaatctagtcatgcatcttaatcaatgacttaaactctggctgattcaggcaacccgttcctttctctaatagcactagggaagaaagagaaatttgtcatagcatatgggacaagaaATGTGccgttatctttgtgtctttctgagtattttttatCAGGTTTTGTTTTCGTATATgaagattttgtattttatgtataattgctattttactttgtagtcttctatcctgaagtgtttccaaatttaatgattttactaaaggtgttactgttattaaaagaaaattgtcATCTTGAATTTCACGCATACGCTTGACAAAAGAATATTTTCATTCAATGTATCTGAATTTAATTATAGATAGCGCCCTTAGATTTATTCATGTTGTTGTTAGCTGACTATACCACTTAGAAAATAGAATGTATCATATTAGTAGGCACTTTATCACATACTATACTTTTTGCGTTTTTTTAAACGGAATATTCATTGTAACCTTTGGTATTCAACTATCTCTTTGTTGAACCGTTGgtgcaccacacatgatctgtccaCCTTCTTTATCTATCCTCAGTCTTTCGCCTGGTTAGAATATCTTTCAGTGACAGgcttgtccattctttgatgtcttcccatcgctttctctaccttttcttcttttccctggtactacCCACCACGAAAGGCTTTGTTCCTTCGCCTGAAACGATATCTCTGAGGTATTTTAAACTTCTGACAGTTGCACGTTTTTTCGTATCTAATACTGATGCTATTTTAAAGCCTTGTTCGCTATTGGTCattacgtgttttttttttctgatttgcataccatatgctgcggaagtcttgtcacaAAGCACAAGTTAGTAGGCATATTTCTTCTTCCTCtaatgcttacagtaccttcgTAGTCTCAAGAGCATCTTCCATGATCTTTTCaatgaagatattgaagagtgttgatGAAAATAGGTATGCTCACTGTATCTGTGGTTTTTAAACCAGTCCCCAGAGTTATTATTGAAGTACACAGCACTAGTGGCTTGGTCATAAAGATTCTggattattttaattatgttttgtttatattgattATATTTTTCCATTGAAGGAATGAACTATGCATTGATCTATAACCTATGCCACTGTATCCCAAACTGATTCGTGGAACACTATAATATAATAGGGTTtggcgaggcctgaatagggaTTCCACGAACGATTAgaacaattatcttatcttatataatacagacgttacttcaaaaaagaagatgattacatcctacgcgtcatgcatttagtcatgcatattaaacaatgactaaaattctgccaagtcactggttttcctggctagctcaggcaacccattccatgcgctaatagcactagggaagaaggagcacttgtacaaatttgtcctagcatatgggatggaGTATGTCtgcttatctttgtgtctttcagagttttgtattaaattttgttattgtatttgaatattgtggttcagtgctttatgtataattgctactttttttatcttatcttaactgTAAATTAACTACAATCCCTACATGTAAATTAATTACTAAgtaaatacagaaaataaaataaaaattgatcaTATTAGCTCTTCTTggtaactgaaaaaaaaaagtgtataacAGTATCACAATGAATCTAATTTTGAAACAAAGCTACCATTAAAAGATATAGCAGGTCGAGTTTTTCTTTAAGGGTACCACACTATTTCGAAAGTTCGGTTTTCTAAGACAACCTGTTTGTATGTATCAGGGTTTTCATATTACTCTGCAAATAAGTCCAAGTCTAGAAACATTACGTCACACCTGTATTAGAATTCAGCTTAGCAATATCGTGCCAGATATCAAGAACGAGGCTATACTCTTCAAGGACAAATTACCATCAAGTTTCAAAAGCATGTTTTCTTCATATGATTATAATAATGacaattttaaattgttatttaaaataaatagcaaatTATCCagcctaaaaaaataagcaaagtgttccgctaaattctcCAGACGTgaaaagtgttccgttaaaagaaaaagtttggggTACATTgctagatgtaaattatttattgttctcGAAAGTTGAGACGTTGTCTGGTCATATCCAATGTTAATGGGAAACCAGCACCACTTCCCCTATCTTTTTAAAACAGCTAACCCAGATAAAGTTGGGTTCAataagatctatctatctatctatctatctatctatctatctatctatctatctatctatctatctatctatctatctgtttgtctatctatctatctatctatctatctatctatctatctatctatctatctatctatctgtctatctatctatctatctatctatctatctatctatctaatctatctatctatctatctgtctgtctgtctgtctgtctgtctgtctgtcttactacctctctctatatatatataatacatataaaTGAAGGCTACTTACTTGGCATTCCCCAACAGAAAATATGAAAGAGAAAAACGATTCTGTTGGCCACCGTGACATAGCGACACGtgacacagagaaagagatagaaggTCACGGCCACCGTCCAGAGTGCAGCGCAGATTTGAGAGAACACCAACAGACTTGCCGAGATCTGACATCTGTAGGACTTCTGCTGGGGAAGCTGGTGGGAAAATACTAGTTATAATAGTTAATCACAGTAACAGAATGCTTCAACACTGATTTTAAGAAGAATGGTCGTAGGTTTACTTGTTTCTGTGGCATGAGGCTGTGTGTAACAGAAAGAAATCTATtcgttaataaaataaattaggttCGATGAGCGGACCCTTTCCCCAGTGTCTACCTTGTTGTATGAGATCGAGTtgatgcttttagctttctcgatacgctataatcctatcacttgtctggatcagttggaaaggggtgagAGAAGAAAGAGGGGAGACacctgggtgatcgctttttaaatgcattttttttttaaaaaaggtgaaccaactgaattcgaacttgacaactaaagcctcctcaagctAATACACTTACCACTATGCCAGGGaaatgcttatgaaaatagaaggctttaaagttatctattgttagtttcacacATTTCTTTCcataaagtataaaggggactaattcaacttataccactttATCAGTCAAGcacgatttatttcccttttttgagataccaaacgaaataattatctaacgttaattaactaattgttgttttttttttataatcgaTTCTTgttctgtcaggtaaaagaaataaatgtgtaaaatttcagcttaggTTTAACATGTACTagctttttactagacagacagatagacagcgtgagttgatataagctttgtcaaatttaatttcatgataGATTCAAAGTATTTGATGTCATTTCTCtgaatataagttttttttttttaaatatatatttacgtGTTCTTCTACAAGTTAGACAAGAATATATGAAGACAAGAGATACGATTTGTCTTCTAATCTTTCATGACATCTACATAAGGATTCTGAAGaaaatagaacttttttttacaaaacttatatcatttCACTCTGTCAGtttggtacaatttttgtacaagttatttctcccatacccattctGGGATCTAGCTACACAATaatttgttgtacctaacaatacaagaataaaaaaaaattaaccaattagttaaacaattcttatcttatcttacagatctgaaataaaaaaaaaatgattacgtcctacgcgtgttactgtcaatctagtcatgcatgttaatcaatgggTTTTATTAGATGTggtcattgattttcctggctgtctcaggcaacccattccattctctaatagcagtagaaaagaaggagcatttgtgtAAAATGGTGTCCTAGTATatgaatatgcctttatctttgcgtctttctgagtatttactTAGGttaagtttttgtatttgaagattattggtaatgaagtattttgtttggtatcgaaaatgATATCGATAAAAATGCTACTttgagagatgtggctgtatatgtggaATTATTTCCCTAATTACGTTTAGTACACGTTCTTtcccccacttcccattctcaaaccaagttgaaattttgcatcaTAGTCGATcgcaatacatgaatcaataacaaaaaaaaaataaaaaataatccattagttatatatatataaggagtTACATCCCTTGgataagatattttttatacaaacagttttgtttatattttgcttgttatgattcaaaaatatttctatacaaCTCACAGCTATGCTCTCATAGTACGTTTCTGTCTGCAGCACAGTTGAGATACACACGAAAATGTCTGCCACGCTAAGACAGACTAGAAGCAGACGGCTAGTAGTCCTGAGGTTTTTATACGCCACATACAAGATGATTATAACCATGCATCCTATGCAGCTCAAGACGCTCATGAAGTCACTGATCAGAACGTATGCCGTATCCACAGATTGAAATGTGATATTGATAGGCAGACGACCATCGACTGCCATATTTACAATGTACGGTATACAATAATTCCTTGAATTATACAGTAATCAAAGAACTTAAAAGAAATCCACAGATctgggttattttttttttttttactaatgatttctaaaaaaaacatataagaatattattacatttttttctcagcGCACATCCATTGCACAAATAAAGAAACAAgttccaaacacacacacgttcaAGCCAATTATCTACGTTTACATTTCAATGCGATATTTCAGTGTCGTAATTAAAAGGGATGTGTCGTGGCGACACACCGTTATCTGTGCAGTGAACACGGGGTGGGACGTTGAACTCATTAAAGTCTTGATAATGATGACTATCACTAGATAATGCTGAATGCATTTTTATCTCAACAAGTGAAAGTTGTGTATTATAGGCTGAGGGCTTTCTAGGTCTTTTGTTGTTCATCAAATACCATATCATCGTTGTGATATGAGTCGTTTCAAACCAGGTAGGGTGAGGTTAGGCTGTATCTTATTTCAAGTATCTGGAAACACTCACGAAACTGAGTACAACGTCTTACTTGTGAATAGCTTTCAGAATTATTGGGGGGTACGAGGTGGAATGGTGGTAAATCTCTTGGCGTCAGAACCGTAGGCCCGAGTTCAGGAATACGACGTGAGGCCTCCTCCAGTAAGCTGAGTGTGACTGGACCCAAATTGAGCCGTATTGTCTCTAATggagtagatctacatctcgAAGAAAACAAGACATAAGACACACTACACACAAAGCGCACGTGTTCCTCAGGGGTAAGCAAGACAGACACCCTCAAACAATGGTCAACCATGTCActtgccagtggcgtagctagggtggggggaggaggggagaggatttgaaaatcccccccggggcccccaaatgagtgtttttacattaaatattacgcacaatGTAGGGGCCCCAAAATAGATCTAGCCCCCGGGCCTCCAAATGATtgcgaattcctagctacggcCCTATCACTTGCAAGGATTTCGAGTTACATGCTGGATCTTCAGATATGTGTATTGTGTAGATATGTGAAGTAGCGTCACTAGGTGGGTTcggggggtgcggtccgcaccgggtggcACCGATATGGGAAAAAAtatatcttggcaaaagcagacacatacaaacaatctctagatatataccCAAACGTGCATTGGCAATCTACTGTAgtaacctagatctatatattttattttaggccttattgtatttttgttgttggtACAAATGTCTAAAACGCTTTCAAGCAGAATGCAAAATTggtctttcttttaaaagagcGCTTGTATTTGCATTATAGTTATTTTATACTTTAGTGTGAATCAGGTAAAAACGACATTAGCACCaaattttaagaaagaaaattattaattttaaggGACGTTATTATTTTAACATCtaagtaaaatcttttttagcAACAAGATCGATTCAAAAGgttcttttaaagaaaacattttaatgctTCTTCGCCAACGCAATTCTATAATCTTCCTCCTTTTTTAGGACAGAACGGACTAATTTCTGAGGAGTAACTTACCATAGTACTATTGACGTCTTTTGAACACAATAAGACGCCTTGTTAAACACGAGGACGATCTTATAACATCAAGCCCATTACAAACGTGCATGATCTCCTGCAGCTTTTCTTAGGCTGTGGGAGGCACCTCAATTGGAGGAGGGCGTGCAACGTTCTCTCATGGAAGGCGCGACGACCTGACCATTGGCGAGGGGGATGAAGCCgttcaaatttaaaatgtgtatttcatTGTAGTAATCAATCAACGTTTGAATATTAACCCAGTAAAATAacgtttttatcaatgtttaaaatattgtaagttGAAGACTTCCTATCATCTTCTTTTGAGTgtgaaaaaaaactcaaaagttCGCGGCAAGGCTTATTACTTAACACGAAGTTTATCTTAAGACATACTTGCGCTCATGGACGCCCGCGGGATTTTTTTTCAGGGGGGTGCAAGCTGCCACCTATGGCTCAACTTtcttgttataatattaaagaaaagaactaccccccacccccaatcgGGCCCTCACATCTAATCGATATTAAGTAcattgtaaatatttctttttcatgAAATAACAACTAAACACGTGAAAAAGTATTTACTGTACACATTGTTAACTTGATCCGTGAGGCCCGTTCTTCCCTAcgttcgataaaaaaaaatgcaaacgttGACTGTGGTTGCAGAAACTGTTAATAACTTTACTAATGAATTGCTTTtcgtcgcgatggacaagctgGCGATGAACGCGTATCGTGCAGTTCTGATATTCATCTTTTGCATTGCAGCTTTTACATCGTTTTAGGATGAAGACCATTATCATTGCTCGAGAAGCGAGACGTAATGAAGAAACTTAAGAATCAAGATATGTAATGTAAAGCCGTGTTCAGAAATCAAAATCCAaacaagtgttgttgttttttctcagtGTGTCTGTCGACTATGAATTCTCGGCAGCAGTAAATCAATATCTGGTTCTGTCGTGTTCCTCAGGATGGTCAtgttggtttttgattatgtcattaatgtgGTTGCTGATTTGATGTTGAGCGACCACTATGTCAAGTTGGAAAGACTGCAACATCAgagaaactggttcaagaactgATGACTAATTAACGACACTGAAAAGATAAATCAGAAAAAGCAAGAAGGAGAGGCATTTACAAAACATGtgcagtttgtctggtttcacttgcAGACGTTATTTTAAGATCTGcaaaacagtcaaagatctcaAAGTTGAGACTTAAAGCTCGAGTGGATTAATATTTTTCAGTTCattgtgtctcacacaaaagaggtaaatttagcaaCCAACGCTATGGCTAGGGAAAGTTACGAGAAAAGAAGGCTAGCCATCACAGGGCAGCCATGGCTGAGTAGTTTGTCTATGTCGAAACTGTACAATGACGTTAGACACATGCAGTGCGTTTCTCTGAACCACAGGAACTAAAACAATGAAGTCGATTACAATCTCAATAAACAAACCGAACGCTCAAAGACATCTGCACAGTGCCTGGGATATCTGCAGTTTCATCCCTAAAATACCCAGCAAATGCAGTTAATTCATGATGCAGCTGCTCGTATTTTTCCtttcttgctgctgccagtgcTCCATTGATCCAAATCGTtagcatacatcagtataccttagcagtggacgaccagcggatTTCCCGCCTTCTGTTAATACACAGAAGAATGTCTTGTGAACGTCAACCTTGTGGCATTTATAATAACTATGGTTAtgtagaaatgaaaacaaatcgtcacgcccttgggcctcttttcttgggctttatatgcctttttttttggggggggggggccctcCTGTCTCTTTTGTGtgctttttaaaatcttattttttaattatttataatgtttCACATTTAGCAAATATTAACTTATAGAGATTAATTAATACTGCGAAACAGAAAACAAATTCTAAATTTGctgttttataattatattaataaatgtaTCTCAACTAGCGAAAAATACcgtaatattaaagaaaacaataacattttaacataaaaatacaaacataattTATCTAGTAGAGCACTTttatattgaaaacaaaattttcattattattattaatatataaattaattttcattctaTTATATACAAAATCCAACAcgtaagaatgtaatgaaacgCTGTATTGACAGTCTAAAAGTTACCGCCCTTTAATAGAGTTTATACTACAGTATTTTGTTCTTTTGATCTAtattaaagggaaataaattaaGAACAATAGATATGCAAcgataaaataatttaacaattCGGAACATTTAAATTCTTACATGCCTACAgccaacacatttttttctcttacaagAGCCAGTTTGGTCACATGTTGGTTGTGGGCCCGGGCACAATGAACCCCCTCGCTCCATGGCTGCTACGCCACACCTATTTGCTATTGGTTATCCTAACCCTGCTCTATAAGGTCTTTTATTTCCAGTTTTAACTTGgcaatgtattttttatgaagtCACAAAATCCATCCAGTAGAATGGTATAGATAGGCTATACTAAAGGGGTAGATCCCAGTGGTCGCCAAACTCATCAGCCAAAAGAgccatatttaaatatttacagcATTTAAGTTGATTCATAAagccctttaaaaaaacaacaactttagtatagacatttttaaaatagaaataataagaTTTAAAAGTACAATGTTGAGCTTGTCTTTGCAAAATATGTCTTAGTTTATCTAACTGTACATCAAATAAAACTTTGTAGGCCTATCATACTTAGGCCCATACGAagataatgtttatttaaacataGAACAAGATAAATAATATACGCTCCAAAATATCTACTAATGTTAACTATGgccttaattatttatttttttaaataaataaataatattttgtgaGACCTGCAGTTTGCGATCCCCTTGTATAGGCTAATCCATTTTTACAGAAAATGTGGCTAGAATTACACAGTAGTATGTAAACAAATAAGTCGGGTCCATTTTTCGGTCAAGctggcccatttgggtacctgCCCACCGGGCATTGGCCTAAAGGCCCATATAGCCACTCCGCCCCTGCTCGAAATGGATTGAcggtgtactttttttttcaccgttCGGTAAAAGCTGGTTATGATACAATGGTGAAAGTATTCTACTACGTGTGTTACTTGGAAATAATATTTAGGttatttgttggggaaaagtttgAATCAGAAATTGAATATTATGTGCATTTCATTGTTTGGGATACTTACTAGGAACATTGAACATTAACCCGAATTGTATATTGTCTTGATAGTTCtaagtttttatttacaaatgaacTAGTTTGTGGCGTTAATTTTTATCCCGTTCCTTACAAACTTGTTCTTCTTGGGGTATGGGCCTACAATAACTTTCAATGCCTAGTTTTCCTCGAGAGTTCGATGGAATAAGTTCTTCCGCCCTAGAGTATTTTGTATCATCATTTGCATtctgtttttttactttcggtATTTTTGgttgctataaaaaaaatgtttaatgatccttcaatttttcttaatttttataCCAACCACATAGAAAAAGTCTAggctttc
The DNA window shown above is from Biomphalaria glabrata chromosome 5, xgBioGlab47.1, whole genome shotgun sequence and carries:
- the LOC106062427 gene encoding G-protein coupled receptor 157-like → MAVDGRLPINITFQSVDTAYVLISDFMSVLSCIGCMVIIILYVAYKNLRTTSRLLLVCLSVADIFVCISTVLQTETYYESIALPQQKSYRCQISASLLVFSQICAALWTVAVTFYLFLCVTCRYVTVANRIVFLFHIFCWGMPILVATSAEISGVYGYSTQDLYLYHHPTSCWISDRVANPTQWHLLTVEGWVMAAFVSVSIMYLFITGSVMKQKGRGRVLAGDDVVQELAIQTANEHLRFIPALYVATRLWGTAYFFFTRYQDSSHLRASDWLMIFKAIGDNSQGLVNAIYFCTSSRQVRLVVGKKLSTLCFCCSGWCKQQKLNAQDKWKGVNSIVRMRKGPKRPKQLDGSDLDLSGISLDLPTESTGGEDEVIFER